Proteins from a genomic interval of Corvus moneduloides isolate bCorMon1 chromosome 6, bCorMon1.pri, whole genome shotgun sequence:
- the LOC116445991 gene encoding uncharacterized protein LOC116445991: MRRSGGRRFKPTNHSATCKRRPLPPEYRRMQSAASASPPPIGRRRPPRPNWPRRLNMNAQGPAPPPAARAGPARPGRSSGPAAPARPGPARRSRPRGQPRPQVGLGEGAAVAVVMAEEAGGVGGEINLHLNSSLQSDNGDKGKITFKWVAESRRAVPRSSRSPPSCRWPRPGVPPHASCGREKEAAISDAPRARKTSPSLGAERWSPLGDRTFPTRAGQPSLLGDRRAAGVSRRRAAGTRPPTAARPGSPPAAPPAALLCAALRGAVRPGPSMSRSCPVHSARGPEAEPAAPGPEGSRAGSSKGRGNPRLPPPPETGHGEGAGPGSRGGGRGGGRTARAGGSLGNGSIAGHPLRPGAPPPTGGQRPEPLPPTPPPTPTCCAELRPAPLAFSPRGEGAGVGVPGPSRRAGGRERPVARGACGDVTCQRERRVRARRSRGREEVPGGSGRQFPRKNLPHSLNVNDSKRGVLPLH, translated from the exons AtgcggcggagcggcggccggCGGTTCAAACCCACTAATCACTCCGCAACGTGCAAACGCCGCCCGCTCCCACCCGAATATCGCCGTATGCAAAGCGCCGCCAGCGCCTCCCCGCCGCCCAttggccgccgccgcccgccccggcccaATTGGCCCAGGCGTTTGAATATGAATGCGCAgggcccggcgccgccgcccgcagcccgcgccggccccgctcggccGGGCCGCTCCTCCGGCCCCGCTGCTCCGGCCCGGCCCGGTCCCGCTCGGCGCAGCCGGCCCCGGGGACAGCCGCGTCCTCAGGtcgggctgggggagggggccGCGGTGGCGGTGGTGATGGCGGAGGAggcggggggggtggggggggagatCAATTTGCATTTAAACAGTTCGCTCCAGTCCGACAATGGAGATAAGGGGAAAATAACATTCAAATG GGTCGCTGAGTCCCGGCGAGCCGTCCCGCGGAGCAGCCGGTCCCCTCCTAGTTGCCGCTGGCCGAGGCCGGGCGTCCCGCCGCACGCATCCTGCGGGCGAGAGAAAGAGGCTGCGATTT CAGACGCACCCAGGGCTAGGAAGACAAGCCCGAGTTTGGGGGCAGAGAGGTGGTCGCCTCTCGGCGACCGGACCTTTCCAACACGAGCAGGGCAACCGAGCCTCCTCGGCGACCGGCGAGCCGCCGGCGTTTCGCGGCGGAGGGCGGCTGGGACTCGGCCCCCGACGGCAGCTCGCCCCGGTTCGCctcccgcggccccgccggcagCCCTCCTTTGCGCGGCCCTCCGCGGAGCCGTGCGGCCCGGACCCTCCATGTCCCGCTCCTGTCCCGTCCATTCGGCCCGGGGGCCGGAGGCCGAGCCGGCCGCTCCAGGGCCCGAGGGGAGCCGAGCGGGGTCCTCCAAGGGGCGCGGTAACCCGCGGCTACCCCCGCCACCTGAGACGGGTCACGGCGAGGGAGCGGGGCCCGGGTcacggggcggggggaggggagggggccgCACCGCCCGCGCGGGGGGAAGTTTGGGAAACGGCTCCATCGCCGGCCACCCCCTCCGCCCCGGGGCGCCCCCTCCGACGGGCGGGCAGCGGCCGGAgcctctccctcccacccctcctcccacccccaccTGTTGTGCGGAGCTCCGGCCCGCTCCCCTCGCCTTCTCCCCGCGGGGCGAGGGTGCCGGGGTCGGGGTGCCCGGCCCCTCCCGTCGGGCCGGCGGCCGGGAGCGGCCCGTGGCGCGGGGGGCGTGCGGAGACGTTACCTGTCAGCGGGAGCGGAGGGTCCGGGCGCGGCGGTCCCGCGGCCGGGAGGAGGTACCTGGCGGCTCCGGTCGCCAATTTCCACGCAAGAACCTGCCACACAGTTTAAATGTCAATGACAGCAAAAGAGGGGTGCTGCCTTTGCACTAA